One Micromonospora eburnea genomic region harbors:
- a CDS encoding type I polyketide synthase has translation MDEPTPHVDWSAGAVRLLTEEQDWPENGRPRRAGVSSFGISGTNAHLILEAAGEPVTNPETVACPPVPLLLSAKSASALRAQTQRLHAHLVAQPEFDLGGVAFSLATTRTHFSHRAALTVDGRDAALSGLAEFAAGGRPAGLIESVASDGMLACVFPGQGARISGAGAELHSRFPVFAAAFDEVCGLFDQWLDESLAEVVLAAPGSSLGKLTERTDYAQAGALALGVALFQLMGSWGVVPDFVVGHSVGEVVAACVSGALSLPDAVRLVAARGRLMQALPPGGVMVSLRATEDEVTPLLTEGVSLAAVNAPNSVVLSGDEDAVSALVAGFAGRKSTRLRVRHAFHSARMDGLLDEFHGVVEELSFGPAVIPVVSTVTGSTAGSELVDPGHWVRNVREPVRFADAVGTLVARGVDRFVELGPDGVLVSMVAEVCAGSERPVVAAPLLRSGEPEAATALSAMARLHAAGTPVDWAAVYGEGASRRVDLPTYPFQRERYWMRPDGTIRPADLHGVGMSAAAHPLLGAGVEQPDTGGFLYTGRLSLETHPWLRGHAYDGTAMFPSTGFVELALRAGLDVGCHRIGGLSLESPLVLPPKGGVAVQVIVGAADDDGRRPVRIFSRAEGATDGWHRHATGTLEPGTATGTTDLTQWPPAGAEEIAVDELYERTAEDGFDYDAAFLGVRAVWRREGEVFVEVGLPADAHDDAGGFCLHPALFDAALHVLAMDLFEYTVAGVPFAWHDVSLHASGASTLRVRLSATERDIVTMTMADETGRAVASVGTLALRAPTKRAFLYELGWVAAPEQTSPVRPAPWALAAAGESRLPDHDRWLVEHSDPAAAVRGGAAAHAVVPVVETNAQDDVPGMVRSALGSVLDALTNWVTADVPATARLVVLTRGAVATSLDEDVTNLPGAALCGLVRSAQAEHPDRVVLVDVDDLDAAAAVQQAVATAVALGEPQVAVRAGRLLLPRLTRVTAPAPAAPTMPQQSGTVLVTGAAGALGNVLCRHLATEHGIRDLLLLSRRGPDAPGAAQLEADLTDLGVRVTTVACDVADRDALRAVLDAAERPITGVVHVAGVLDGGGVAAMSPARVDGVLRPKVDAAWHLHQLTERLDLSMFVLFSSAAGKLGAPGHANYAAANAFLDALATHRRARGLPGLSLAWGEWYGVEGMAVRLQDTGTAGMSREQGLAQFDLAQLVDRPVLLPIRFEPAALPPDDVPPLMRGLLPARRVPKAASRQNPGLRDRLAELPDEDRRAELLTLIRTEAARVLGHRGPDRIADVDVFGELGFDSLMAVELRNQLVAATELRLPATVVFDHPTLAGLAGDLSARLNAADDPAQPAASVGADPDYTLAAMFRRACELDQHAEGTALLTQAARIRPRFATKSEAGREPELVRLCAGTEQPPLICFPSPTVYGGVHEYTELAARLAGVRDVWSPVYPGFASGERLPADIGVLIDFLVDAMRELVVDTPCSLVGRSSGGFLTSLVAARLEELGVVVQSLVLLDTYPPGPAATTYIEPVMLRATLEAEGRVGPMTGVRLTAMAGYFSLLDQWSAHPLSAPTLLVRASEAVGGDPGGADWRASWPMPHSIADVPGDHITILTDHVGATAEVVREWTAKQGVGGDR, from the coding sequence GTGGATGAGCCGACGCCGCACGTGGACTGGTCGGCTGGCGCGGTGCGGTTGCTGACCGAGGAGCAGGACTGGCCCGAGAACGGCCGCCCCCGACGGGCCGGGGTGTCCTCGTTCGGGATCAGCGGCACCAACGCACACCTCATCCTCGAAGCGGCAGGTGAACCGGTGACGAATCCGGAGACCGTCGCGTGTCCGCCCGTTCCGCTTCTGCTGTCCGCCAAGTCCGCCTCCGCTCTGCGGGCCCAGACGCAGCGGCTGCACGCACATCTGGTGGCGCAGCCCGAGTTCGACCTGGGCGGCGTCGCGTTCTCGTTGGCGACGACGAGGACCCACTTCTCGCACCGCGCGGCACTGACAGTCGACGGTCGCGACGCCGCACTGTCGGGCCTGGCCGAGTTCGCCGCGGGTGGGCGACCCGCCGGGCTGATCGAGTCGGTGGCGTCGGATGGAATGTTGGCCTGTGTCTTTCCCGGCCAGGGGGCGCGGATCAGCGGTGCCGGAGCGGAGCTGCACAGCCGTTTTCCCGTGTTCGCGGCGGCGTTCGACGAGGTGTGCGGGTTGTTCGACCAGTGGCTCGACGAGTCGCTGGCCGAGGTCGTGCTCGCCGCGCCGGGCTCGTCCTTGGGAAAGCTGACCGAGCGCACCGACTACGCGCAGGCTGGTGCGCTGGCGCTGGGCGTCGCGTTGTTCCAGTTGATGGGTTCCTGGGGTGTCGTTCCCGACTTCGTGGTGGGCCATTCCGTGGGTGAGGTGGTGGCCGCCTGCGTGTCGGGTGCGCTGTCCCTGCCGGATGCCGTGCGGTTGGTCGCGGCCCGGGGACGGTTGATGCAGGCGCTGCCGCCCGGCGGCGTCATGGTGTCGTTGCGGGCCACCGAGGACGAGGTCACGCCGCTGCTGACCGAAGGCGTGTCGCTCGCGGCGGTGAACGCGCCGAACTCCGTTGTGCTGTCCGGAGACGAGGATGCCGTTTCGGCGCTCGTGGCCGGCTTCGCGGGCCGCAAGAGTACCCGGCTGCGCGTGCGGCACGCGTTCCACTCCGCGCGTATGGACGGGCTGCTCGACGAGTTCCATGGCGTCGTCGAGGAGCTGTCGTTCGGTCCCGCGGTGATTCCGGTGGTGTCGACGGTAACGGGCTCGACCGCCGGGAGCGAGCTGGTCGATCCGGGCCACTGGGTGCGGAACGTACGTGAGCCGGTGCGGTTCGCCGATGCGGTGGGCACGCTGGTCGCCCGGGGTGTTGACCGGTTCGTTGAGCTGGGGCCCGACGGCGTGTTGGTGTCGATGGTCGCGGAGGTGTGTGCGGGGTCCGAGCGTCCCGTGGTCGCGGCGCCGTTGTTGCGTAGCGGTGAGCCGGAGGCGGCTACGGCGCTGTCGGCGATGGCGCGGTTGCACGCCGCCGGCACGCCCGTGGATTGGGCCGCCGTCTACGGAGAGGGCGCGTCGAGGCGGGTGGACCTGCCGACGTACCCGTTCCAACGCGAACGGTACTGGATGCGGCCCGACGGGACGATCCGCCCGGCAGACCTGCACGGCGTCGGAATGAGCGCCGCCGCCCACCCACTGCTCGGTGCCGGCGTCGAGCAACCCGACACCGGCGGGTTCCTCTACACCGGCAGGCTCTCGCTGGAAACACATCCGTGGTTGCGTGGCCACGCCTACGACGGCACCGCGATGTTCCCCAGCACTGGATTCGTGGAGTTGGCCTTGCGGGCCGGCCTGGACGTCGGGTGCCACCGGATCGGCGGCCTGAGCCTGGAGTCGCCGCTGGTTCTGCCACCGAAGGGCGGGGTGGCGGTGCAGGTGATCGTCGGCGCGGCCGACGACGACGGGCGCAGGCCGGTGCGGATCTTTTCCCGGGCCGAGGGCGCCACCGACGGCTGGCACCGGCATGCCACCGGCACCCTCGAACCCGGGACTGCCACCGGCACAACAGATCTGACGCAGTGGCCGCCAGCGGGCGCGGAAGAGATAGCGGTCGACGAGCTCTACGAACGTACCGCGGAGGACGGGTTCGACTACGACGCGGCCTTCCTCGGCGTCCGCGCGGTGTGGCGACGCGAGGGCGAGGTGTTCGTCGAGGTCGGCCTGCCAGCGGACGCCCACGACGACGCCGGCGGGTTCTGCCTGCACCCCGCGCTGTTCGACGCCGCGCTGCACGTGCTCGCCATGGACCTGTTCGAATACACCGTCGCTGGTGTCCCCTTCGCGTGGCATGACGTGTCCCTGCACGCGAGCGGAGCGTCCACACTGCGAGTCCGGCTCAGCGCCACGGAACGGGACATCGTGACCATGACGATGGCCGACGAGACAGGCCGAGCCGTCGCCTCGGTGGGCACCCTCGCGCTGCGGGCACCCACCAAACGAGCATTCCTGTACGAGCTGGGCTGGGTCGCGGCGCCAGAGCAGACCTCACCGGTGCGGCCGGCGCCGTGGGCACTCGCGGCCGCCGGCGAGTCCCGGTTGCCAGACCACGACCGCTGGCTCGTCGAGCACTCCGACCCGGCCGCTGCCGTTCGAGGCGGCGCGGCCGCGCATGCCGTCGTGCCGGTCGTCGAGACCAACGCACAGGACGACGTCCCCGGCATGGTTCGATCGGCGCTCGGCAGCGTGCTCGACGCTCTCACGAACTGGGTGACCGCGGACGTGCCGGCCACGGCCCGGCTGGTGGTGCTCACCAGGGGAGCCGTCGCGACCTCGCTGGACGAGGACGTGACCAACCTGCCGGGTGCCGCGTTGTGCGGCCTGGTGCGGTCGGCTCAGGCCGAACATCCCGATCGCGTCGTGCTCGTCGACGTCGATGACCTCGACGCCGCGGCCGCTGTGCAGCAGGCCGTCGCCACCGCGGTCGCCCTCGGGGAGCCGCAGGTCGCGGTGCGTGCGGGACGACTCCTGCTCCCACGGCTGACCCGCGTCACGGCGCCCGCACCGGCTGCTCCCACGATGCCACAACAGTCGGGCACGGTACTCGTCACCGGCGCGGCCGGCGCCCTCGGCAACGTGCTCTGCCGGCACCTGGCGACCGAGCACGGGATTCGCGACCTGCTGCTGCTCAGCCGCCGGGGACCGGACGCGCCCGGCGCGGCCCAGTTGGAAGCGGACCTCACAGACCTGGGTGTGCGGGTGACGACGGTGGCCTGTGACGTGGCCGACCGGGACGCCCTGCGCGCGGTGCTGGACGCGGCCGAGAGACCGATCACCGGCGTCGTGCACGTCGCCGGGGTACTGGACGGCGGCGGCGTCGCGGCCATGTCGCCGGCACGAGTCGACGGGGTGCTACGTCCCAAGGTGGATGCGGCGTGGCACCTCCACCAGCTGACCGAGCGGCTCGACCTGTCGATGTTCGTGCTGTTCTCCTCGGCCGCGGGCAAGCTCGGCGCGCCCGGCCACGCCAACTATGCCGCCGCGAACGCATTCCTGGACGCCCTCGCCACCCACCGTAGGGCACGTGGCCTACCGGGGCTTTCGCTCGCCTGGGGCGAGTGGTACGGCGTCGAGGGGATGGCGGTACGGCTGCAGGACACCGGCACCGCGGGCATGTCGCGAGAGCAGGGACTAGCCCAGTTCGACCTCGCGCAGCTCGTCGACCGGCCGGTGCTCCTGCCGATCCGGTTCGAGCCGGCCGCGTTGCCGCCCGATGACGTGCCGCCGCTGATGCGTGGCCTGCTCCCCGCGCGCCGCGTGCCGAAGGCGGCGTCGCGGCAGAACCCGGGGCTGCGGGACAGGCTCGCCGAACTGCCCGATGAGGACCGGCGGGCCGAGTTGCTCACCCTGATCAGGACCGAGGCGGCACGCGTGTTGGGCCACCGGGGGCCCGACCGCATCGCGGACGTCGACGTGTTCGGGGAGCTCGGGTTCGACTCGTTGATGGCGGTCGAGCTGCGCAACCAGCTGGTCGCCGCGACCGAGCTGCGGCTGCCCGCGACTGTCGTCTTCGACCACCCGACGCTCGCCGGGCTCGCCGGGGACCTGTCCGCCAGACTGAACGCGGCAGACGACCCCGCGCAGCCGGCCGCCTCCGTTGGCGCCGACCCGGACTACACGCTCGCGGCGATGTTCCGCAGGGCGTGTGAGCTGGACCAGCACGCCGAGGGGACGGCACTGCTGACGCAGGCGGCACGGATCCGACCGAGGTTCGCCACGAAGTCAGAAGCAGGCCGAGAGCCCGAGCTCGTCCGGCTCTGCGCCGGCACCGAGCAACCACCGCTGATCTGCTTCCCGTCCCCGACGGTCTACGGCGGGGTGCACGAGTACACCGAACTGGCCGCGCGGCTCGCAGGGGTGCGTGACGTGTGGTCACCTGTCTATCCCGGGTTCGCCTCGGGCGAGCGGCTGCCGGCCGACATCGGTGTGCTGATCGATTTCCTCGTCGACGCCATGCGGGAACTGGTGGTCGACACGCCGTGCTCGCTCGTCGGCCGGTCCTCCGGAGGGTTCCTGACGTCCCTGGTGGCGGCCCGGCTCGAGGAGCTCGGTGTGGTGGTGCAGAGCCTGGTGCTGCTCGACACCTACCCACCGGGCCCGGCCGCGACCACATACATCGAGCCGGTGATGCTGCGCGCGACCCTTGAGGCCGAGGGGAGGGTCGGGCCGATGACCGGTGTTCGACTGACCGCGATGGCCGGCTACTTCTCTCTGCTCGACCAGTGGTCGGCCCACCCGCTGTCGGCCCCGACCCTGCTGGTCCGGGCGTCGGAGGCCGTGGGTGGCGACCCGGGCGGCGCGGACTG